From a single Phragmites australis chromosome 7, lpPhrAust1.1, whole genome shotgun sequence genomic region:
- the LOC133924865 gene encoding AT-hook motif nuclear-localized protein 23-like, producing MAGLDLGTAATRYVHQLHHLHPDLQLQHNYAKHQEPSDDDPNGSGGGNSNGGPYGDHDGGSSSSGPAGDGLGGGGNGDVVARRPRGRPPGSKNKPKPPVIITRESANTLRAHILEVGSGCDVFECVSTYARRRQRGVCVLSGNGLVTNVTLRQPSAPAGAVVTLHGRFEILSLSGSFLPPPAPPGATSLTIFLAGGQGQVVGGNVVGALYAAGPVIVIAASFANVAYERLPLEEEEAQTAPPGLQMQPPGGADAGGMGGGPFPPDPSAAGLPFFNLPLNNMAGAGSQLPPGADGHGWAGARPPF from the coding sequence ATGGCCGGCCTCGATCTCGGCACCGCCGCGACGCGCTACGTGCACcagctccaccacctccaccccgATCTCCAGCTGCAGCACAACTACGCCAAGCACCAGGAGCCCTCGGACGACGACCCCaatggcagcggcggtggcaACAGCAACGGCGGGCCGTACGGCGACCACGACGGCGGCTCGTCCTCCTCCGGCCCGGCTGGTGACGGCCTGGGTGGTGGTGGTAACGGGGATGTGGTAGCCCGCCGGCCCCGGGGGCGCCCACCGGGCTCGAAGAACAAGCCGAAACCGCCGGTGATCATCACGCGGGAGAGCGCGAACACTCTGCGCGCCCACATCCTGGAGGTGGGGAGCGGCTGCGACGTGTTTGAGTGCGTCTCCACGTACGCGCGCCGGAGGCAGCGCGGCGTCTGCGTGCTGAGTGGTAACGGCTTGGTCACCAACGTGACGCTGCGGCAGCCGTCGGCGCCCGCGGGCGCCGTCGTGACGCTGCACGGGAGGTTCGAGATCCTGTCCCTCTCGGGCtccttcctcccgccgccggcTCCTCCCGGCGCCACTAGCCTCACTATCTTCCTCGCGGGGGGCCAGGGGCAGGTGGTCGGCGGGAACGTCGTGGGCGCACTCTACGCCGCGGGTCCAGTCATCGTCATCGCCGCGTCCTTCGCCAACGTCGCCTACGAGCGCCTCCccctcgaggaggaggaggcccagACAGCGCCACCAGGCCTGCAGATGCAGCCGCCCGGTGGTGCCGATGCTGGAGGCATGGGCGGTGGACCGTTCCCTCCcgacccgtcggctgccgggcTGCCGTTCTTCAACCTGCCGCTCAACAACATGGCCGGTGCCGGCTCGCAGCTCCCGCCCGGAGCCGACGGCCATGGGTGGGCCGGCGCACGGCCACCGTTCTGA